The Hyalangium gracile genome segment CGTCACCGGGTAGGGCGGCTCTGCTTCCGAAGGGGTCACGGAAGCGGACGGTACACGGTGTCGTAGTCCACGATGTACTTCCACCAGTTGTAATGCTCGGTGGTGCTGTTGCCGGGGTTCTTCGGGATGCGCGACAGCCAGTACGTCAGGTAGCCCTCCTGCGAGCAGCCCCACGTGGAGCAGTCCACCGGCGTCCGGTTGCCCAGGTTCATCTCCGGGTAGGTGTCCCACTGCGCGCACGAGCTCATCCGCGCCGCCGTGTTCCCGTAGTCGTAGTCGCTGGCCCCATTCACCGGATAGTGGACGTCTCCGCACGAGCCCCCGCCTGGCGCGTCCTGATCGATGCAGGTGAACTGCGTCCAAGAACTCTGCGTGCTGCAGCGGTGCCAGTAGCCCTGCCCCGGGGGCGCAATCGTCAGCGCCGACTCGATGCGGTGCCCGTAGCTGTGCATCTGGTTGTCGAAGCCCACGTCCCAGTTGAAGCCCATGACGAAGTACGTCCGCCCGCACACCGGTAGATCCTTCTTCCGTCCGTCGTAGATCCAGTAGTTGTACGGCTGGGGCGAGTAGGCGGGCTGATCACCGGGGATCTTGAAGGCGAACTCGTCGAAGCCGAAGTAGTCGCCGCCCCACATCCACACCTCGTCCACGGCTCCCGAGGAGATCTGGGCGCACAGATCCTTGCCCGATGCCGTCTTGTACTCGGCCAGCATGGACGCGTAGCTCATCTCATCGGGCATGTGGCAGTTGGCCGGGTCGGCGCGGCACGCCATGTACGTGCTGTACGTGTAGCGGAAGCCGTCCAGCTTCTTCGGGAACGCGTTGATGACCACGTTCTCGACGATCTGGTAGTTCACCGCGCCGTTCGTCACGGCCTGCAGCGTGTCCACCAGCATCTGCGCGCGTGTCGTCGCGCTCGGCCACCCGAGCACCGTCGTCAGCCGGCCCGAGGGCGTCATGGGATCGTAGCGGACCACCGCCAGCCGCCGCTTCATGGCCTCCGCGAGGAAGCGGACCTGTCTCGAGGTGAGCGGCACGTTGTAGAGCCGCACCTCGTCGAGCGCTCCCGCGTAGGCGTTCCACGAGGGGTGGTTGGCCAGGACGAGCGGGCGCGCCGAGTCCTGGATCGTTCCCTGCGCGGGGGCCGACGCCGCCAGCACCCCGTTCACATAGAGCTGGATCGACGAGCCGTTGAAGACACCGGCGACGTGAGCCCACTGGTTCACCGTGGCGGGCGCGGAGACAGACGGCAGCTGCCCGTTGGAGAGCTGCACGGTGAAGCGGTACTGCCCGTCCTGGATCAGGAGGATATACGCGTCCGGCGAGTACCACTTGCCCACGAGCGACTGCAGGCCCGTGATTCGCGAGGGCTTCACCCACGCGGAGACGGTCATCGCGCTGGTGAAGTGGAAGGCGGGGCGGTCCGGCACCTCGACGCGATCATCCACCCCGTCGAAGGTGAAGGCCGAGTTGATGCGCCCCTGGAGCGTCCTCCCATACCCGTTGTAGCGCGTGCCCGTGGCCCCGTTGCCCGAGCTGTCGAGCATGCTCGAGCCCGAGGCGTCCTCCATGGCCCAGTGGGCGACGGGCCCCGGCAGTCCCAGCGCGCCCTGCGTGGTTCCCACCGGCTCGACGGGCCGCGGCTCCTCCGCCGCGATTCCACCGCAGCCGACGGTGAGTGTTCCCCACAGCCCCAGGAGCGCGAGCACACCTGGACCCATCCGGGAGGAGCCCCTCCCAGAACGCACTGCTTCCAACCGATTCATCGAAGCACCCCGGAGAAATACAGGAAGAATGATCGAAAATGCACACTCAGGAACGTCCGGGAGGACCTGGGGATCTAGTGCCCATTGGGGCACCCCACGTGTTTCAGCGTTGAGAAGGACACGGAGCGGAGCCGCACGGTCGGTCTGGACTCGGTTTGCTGGCGGGCACGTGCTCTCGTGGAACCGCCACCGATATGCCCAGCGTCGCTGACTTCATCGAGAGGAACCATGCGTACCTCGTCCGGCGTTACTCCGAGGAGGTGGGCAAGCTGGAGTCCGCTCGGGGCCTGTCTCTTCACGAGCTGACGGACACCTTCCCCGAGTACCTGGACACGCTCGTCGCCATCTCTCGGCAGGGACACCGGGGAGACAAGGCCCGGACGAAGAAGCGGCTCGAGGAGACCCACCTCTCGTTGCGCCTTCGGCTGGGCTACAACCAGGAGGAGGTCACCACCGAGTACACGGTGATGGGGAGCCTCATCGCGGGCCTCTGGGCGGAGCTGCCTCGGGAGGAGCAGCCGCCTCCCGAGGACACGGACCTGCTCTTCGCCGACCTCCAGGATGCGATGGACTCCACCATCGCCTTCTTCAGCGGCTACTCCGTGGAGGATCGGCAGCGTGAGAAGCGCACCTTGCGCAGGCTGGACGCGCTCGCTCCCAAGACCCTGGATCGCGACGGAGATCCGAGCCTGCTGTGCGAGCAGCTCATGCCCGTGGTGGAAGTCATCCAGGATGCGCTGAGAGCGAACGGGGCGGAGCTGTTCCTCGTGGATGCGTCCGGCAGGAACCTGGTCGCGGCGGTCGCCACGGGCCTGTGCTCTCGCCGCCCGCTCCGGCTCTCCATCCCCCTGGCTCCCGCGTCCTTCCTCGGCCAGGTGTCCCGCTCCGAGGAGCCCCTCCACCTGCCGGACGCCACCACCGCCTTGAAGGAGACCACCGAGGGGCTCGGCACGGCGGGACTGCGCTCGCTGCTGGGGCTCAGGCTCTGGCCTCATGGCGAGCTGCTCGGCGTCCTCTACGTGGGCCTGGCCGAGGTGCGCTCCTTCGAGCCCCAGGCCCGCCGCTACTTCGAGACCCTGGTGGAGTACCTGTCCGGCATCGTCGACCGGGCGCTCCTCATCGGCCAGCTGCGTGGGGCGAACGCCCAGCTGCGTCAGAGCGAGGAGCGCCTGCGCCTGGCGGTGGATGCGGCGCAGCTGGGCACCTGGGACTACAACCCCGTGACGGGAGCGCTGCGCTGGGATGAGCGGTGCAAGGCCATCTTCGGGCTGCCTTCCGAGGCGGAGGTGACCTACGACACGTTCCTCGCGGGGGTGCACCCGGAGGATCGCGAGCGTGTCGATGCCGCCGTGAAGCGCGCCACCGAGCCACCGGGGAGCAGGTTCGACATCGAGTACCGCGTGGTGGGGCTCCAGGATGGAGTCCTGCGCTGGGGACACTCCAGCGGGCAGGCCTGGTTCGAGGAGGGGCGCGCGGTGCGCTTCATCGGCACCGTGCAGGACGTCTCCGCGCTCCGGCAGGTGCGCGAGGCGCTGGTGCGCAGCGAGCGGGAGTTCCGCACCCTGGCCGAGTCGATTCCGCAGATCGTCTGGACGGCCCGTCCCGACGGCCAGGTGGACTATGTCAACCAGCGCCTGGGCGAGCTGGTGGGCCGGCAGGGCTCGGAGTTGCTGGAGCCCGGCTGGCACCGGATCCTCCACCCGGAGAACGTTCCGGAGGTGCTGGTGGCCTGGAGGCGCTCGCTCGAGACGGGCGAGCCCTATCAGGTGGAGCAGCACCTCCGGCGAAAGGATGGCGTCTACCGCTGGCACCTCACCCGCGCCGTGCCGGCCCGGGATGAGAGCGGACGGGTGATCAAGTGGCTGGGCACGAGCACGGACATCGACGACATCAAGCGCCAGGAGGCGGAGCTGCGCCGCAGCGCCAGCTTCGAGCAGCAGCTGATCGGCATCGTCAGCCACGACTTGCGCAACCCGCTCAACGCCATCACGCTGTCGGCCCAGGTGCTGCTGCGCGGCGAGGAGCTCACCGAGCGGCAGGCGAAGTCCGTGGCCCGGCTCATCTCCGCCGCCGAGCGCGCCACCCGCATGACGAGGGATCTGCTCGACTTCACCCAGGCCCGCTTCGGGCGAGGCATCCCCATCGAGCGCAAGGCGCTCGACTTCCACGCGACGGTGCGCCAGGCGCTCGAGGAGGTGCAGGCGGCCCACCCGGAGCGCGTCATCGACTTCCACTGCCAGGGGGAAGGGGAGGGGGCCTGGGATGGGGACAGGCTCACGCAGGTGGTGACCAACCTGGTGAGCAATGCCCTGGCCTACAGCCCCCAGGGGACACCGGTGCGGGTGGAGACGCGCGGCGCGGAGCATGAGGTGCTCCTGCGCGTGCACAACCAGGGGCCGCCAATCGCTCCGGAGCTGCTGCCCCAGCTCTTCGAGCCGATGCGGCGCGGCTCGGAGCAGGCCAACGCCGGGCGCAGCATCGGGCTGGGGCTCTTCATCGTGGACAGCATCGTCCGCGCGCACGGCGGGCGCATCGAGGTGCGCTCCCTGGAAGGGGAGGGCACGGCGTTCACGGTGCACCTGCCGCGCTCCTGAGCCGGGGCTCAGTCCTTGGCGGAGACGTTCAGCTCGGCGAAGAAGTCGTTGCCCTTGTCATCCACGACGATGAAGGCGGGGAAGTCCACCACCTCGATCTTCCACACGGCCTCCATGCCGAGCTCGGGGTACTCGAGCACCTCCACCTTCTTGATGCAGTCCTGGGCCAGGCGCGCGGCCGGGCCGCCGATGCTGCCCAGGTAGAAGCCGCCATGCTTCTTGCACGCCTCGGTGACGGCCTTGGAGCGGTTGCCCTTGGCCAGCATGACGAGGCTGCCGCCGTTGGCCTGGAACAGGTCCACGTAGCTGTCCATGCGGCCGGCGGTGGTGGGGCCGAAGCTGCCGGAGGCATAGCCCTGCGGCGTCTTCGCCGGCCCCGCGTAGTACACCGCGTAGTCCTTCATGTACTGGGGCAGGCCCTCGCCCCGGTCCAGGCGCTCCTTGATCTTCGCGTGGGCGATGTCGCGCGCGACAATGACGGGCCCGGACAGCGACAGGCGCGTCTTCGTGGGGTAGCGGCCGAGCTCAGCGCGGATGTCCGACATGGGCCGGTTGAGATCGATCTTCACCACCTCGCCGCCGAGCTGCGCGTCCGTCGTCTCGGGCAGGTACTTCGCCGGATCCGTCTCGAGCTGTTCCAGGTAGATGCCGCTCTGGGTGATCTTCCCCACGGCCTGGCGGTCCGCGGAGCAGGAGACGGCGATGGCCACCGGGCAGCTGGCGCCGTGACGGGGCAGGCGGATGACGCGCACGTCATGGCAGAAGTACTTGCCGCCGAACTGGGCGCCGATGCCCATGCGGCGGGTGAGCTGGTGCACCTTCTCCTCCAGCTCCACGTCCCGGAAGCCGCGGCCCAGGTTGTTGCCGGTGGTGGGCAGGGAGTCCAGGTAGCGGGCGGAGGCGTACTTGGCCGTCTTGAGGGCGAACTCCGCCGAGGTGCCGCCCACGACGATGGCCAGGTGGTACGGCGGGCACGCGGCGGTGCCCAGCGAGCGGATCTTCTGATCCAGGAACTTCATCAGGCTGTCCGGGTTGAGCAGCGCCTTGGTCTCCTGGAAGAGGTAGCTCTTGTTGGCCGAGCCGCCGCCCTTGGCCATGAAGAGGAACTTGTAGGCGTCGCCCTCGGTGGCGTAGAGCTCGATCTGCGCCGGCAGGTTGGTGCCGGTGTTGGCCTCCTTGTACATGTCCAGCGGGGCCAGCTGCGAGTAGCGCAGGTTGCTGGTGGTGTACGTCTCGAAGATGCCGCGGGAGATGGCCTCCTCGTCATTGGCGCCGGTGAGGACGTACTGGCCCTTCTTGCCCATGACGATGGCGGTGCCGGTGTCCTGGCAGGAGGGCAGCACGCGGCCGGCGGCGATGTTGGCGTTCTTCAAGAGCTCCAGCGCCACGAAGCGATCGTTGGAGGTGGCCTCGGGATCCTTGAGGATGTTGGACAGCTGCTGCAGGTGGCCGGGGCGCAGCAGGTGGGCGATGTCGCGCATCGCCTCGCGGGTGAGCAGGGTGAGGGCCTCGGGGGCCACCTGGAGGAATGTCTTCCCCCCGGCCTCGAAGGTGGAGACGTGGTCCTTGCTCAGAAGCCGGTACGGGGTGGTGTCCTCGCCCAGCGGCAGCATGTCCTGGTAGGTGAAAGCGCTCACGGTGCGGTCCTCGCGAGAAGAGGTGTCTCAGTTAGCACATCCGCGGCGTTCTCGCTCCGCCCCCCGAGCGAGAGCGCGGGCCTTCGGCTTCCCCCTAGGAATCCCGCTCCTGGACGGCCCGCCGGGCCATGCGGTCCACCAGCCCCGGCGCGACGAGCTTGAGGAACTGGCCCACCTTGCCCTGGGCCGTCATCACCAATTCCCGGTCGCGGCGTTCCATGGCGCGGACGATCTGCGCCACGCAGGTGTGCACGTCCATGGTGGGCAGCGTCTCATCGCGCTTGCTGCGCTGCATCGGCTTGCCGTCCGGCCCCACGGCGCGCGCGCGGATCTCCGTGGCGACGAAGCCGGGAGACACCACCAGCACGTCCACCCCTGTGCCCATCAGCTCGACGCGCACCGAGTCGAAGAAGCCCTGCATGGCGTGCTTGCTCGCGCTGTAGGCGCTGCGCGTGGGCACCCCCGTCTTCCCCGTGAGCGAGGAGATGGCCACCAGCATCCCCTTGCGCGCCTTGAGGTGGGGCAGGGCGTGGTAGGAGCAGTAGACGGCGCCCAGGTAGTTCACCCGCATGATGTGCTCGTAGAGCGAGAGATCCTTCACCTCGTCGAGCCGCGACCACATGGTGATGCCCGCGTTGTTCACCAGGGTGTCGATGCCGCCGAAGGCCTCCACGGCGCGCTCCACCAGGCGCCGGCAGGCCTCCGGGTCCGCCACGTCGGTCCCCACGGCGATGGCGCGGCCCCCCGCCTGCTCGCACTGGTGCTTCACCTGGGCGAGCCCCTCCTCGCTCCGGGCCGCGAGCACCACGTTCGCCCCGCGCCCGGCGAGCACCACGGCGAGCTCCTTGCCGATTCCGGCGGAAGCCCCGGTAATGACGACAGTCTTCCCTTGCATGCTGGCCATGCGGGCATTCTTCCAGAGGAAGCGCCTGGAGCGCGATTTTTCAAGGAACGGTCGCGCTCGCCCGCCTAGATTCCACCTCCGAGATGGATACCCCCGAGAAACGCGCTCCCCTGGCTGCCCTGCTCCCCGCGCGGGGCGCGCCCCCCCTGAGCTCTGACGAGATCCTCAACCGCTTCGTCACCTACGTGTCCTCCAACGGGCTGGAGCTCTACCCGGCGCAGGAGGAGGCCATCCTCGAGCTGCTGGCGGACAAGCACCTGTTCCTGAAGACGCCCACGGGCTCGGGCAAGTCGCTGGTGGCCACGGCGCTGCACTTCAAGGCCATGGCCGAGGGCAAGGTCTCCTACTACACGTGCCCCATCAAGGCGCTGGTGAACGAGAAGTTCTTCGCGCTCTGCGACGCCTTCGGCGCGGAGAACGTGGGCATGCTCACCGGCGACGCGAGCATCAACCGCGACGCCCCCATCATCTGCTGCACGGCGGAGATCCTCGCCAACATGGCCATGCGGGACTCGCGCGCCCCGGTGGACTACGTGGTGATGGACGAGTTCCACTACTACTCGGACCGCGAGCGTGGCACGGCCTGGCAGCTGCCCCTGCTGGGGCTGCCGAAGACGACGTTCCTGATGATGTCCGCCACGCTGGGCGACACGCACATCATCGAGGAGGGCCTGCAGAAGCTCACGGGGAAGGAAGTGGTCTCCGTGCGCAGCGCCAGGCGCCCGGTGCCCCTGGACTTCGAGTACCGGGAGACGCCGCTGCACGAGACGATCCAGGACCTGGTGGGCAAGGGGAAGTACCCCATCTACCTGGTGAACTTCACCCAGCGCGCGGCGGCGGAGCAGGCGCAGAACCTCATGAGCGTGGACTTCTCCACCAAGGAGGAGAAGGAGGCCATCCGGCAGGCGCTGATGGACGCGCCCTTCGACACGCCCTACGGCAAGGAGTTCCAGCGCTTCCTGCGCCATGGCGTGGGCATGCACCACGCGGGCCTGCTGCCCAAGTACCGGCTGCTGGTGGAGAAGCTGGCGCAGGCGGGACACCTCAAGGTCATCTCCGGCACGGACACGCTCGGAGTGGGGGTGAACATCCCCATCCGCACGGTGCTCTTCACGCAGCTGTTCAAGTTCAACGGCGAGAAGCTGGCCACGCTGAGCGTGCGCGACTTCCAGCAGATCGCCGGCCGGGCGGGCCGCAAGGGCTTCGATGACCAGGGCAGCGTGGTGGCCCAGGCGCCCGAGCACGTCATCGAGAACATCAAGCAGGCCCAGAAGGAGGCCGCGGGCAAGAAGAAGGCGCCCAAGGCCAAGCCGCCGCAGAAGGGCTTCGTCAACTACGACAGGAGCACCTTCGAGCGGCTGCAGAACGGCATCCCCGAGCCCCTGGAGTCCCGCTTTGAAGTCTCCCACGGGCTGCTGCTCAACCTGCTGCAGAGCGATCTGACGGAGGGCAGCGGCGGGTACAAGCGGCTGGTGCAGCTGGTGGGGCGCACTCACGACTCGGACTACGTGAAGCGCCGGCACCTGAAGACGGCGGCGGCCTGCTTCCGGACGCTGGCGGGGGCGGGCATCGTCAGCGTGGAGAAGCGGCCGGGTGGGGCGCTGGTGAAGGTGGCCGAGGATCTGCAACGGGACTTCTCGCTCAACCACACGCTGTCGCTGTACCTGCTGGACACGCTGGAGAAGCTGGATCCCACCACGGAGACGTACTCGCTGGACGTGGTGACGCTGGTGGAGTCCATCCTCGAGAACCCGGACGTCGTCCTCTACGCGCAGCTCCACCAGCTCAAGGGGGAGAAGATCGCGGAGATGAAGGCGCAGGGCATCGAGTACGACGATCGGATGGCGGAGCTGGAGAAGCTGGAGTGGCCCAAGCCGAACCGGGACTTCATCTACAGCACCTTCAACGAGTTCGAGCGCAAGCACCCGTGGGTGGGCCAGGAGAACATCCGTCCCAAGTCCATCGTCCGGGACATGTTCGAGCGCTTCATGTCCTTCCACGACTATGTGCGCGAGTACGGGCTGCAGCGCAGCGAGGGCGTGCTGCTGCGGTACGTGAGCGACGTGTACAAGACGCTGGTGCAGACGGTGCCCGAGCGCTTCAAGGACGAGGCGGTGGAGGACATCCTCGATCACCTGCGCGCCACGCTGCGGCAGGTGGACTCCAGCCTGCTGGACGAGTGGGAGCGGATGCGCAACCCGGAGGCGGTGCTCGCGCCGAAGCCGGTGGTGGAGCTCAAGCCCAAGGAGCTGACAGAGGATCCGAAGGCCTTCGCGGCGCGCGTGCGCGAGGAACTGCACCGGTTGCTGCGGGCGCTGGGGCAGAAGCGCTACATGGACGCGCTGGCGATGCTGGACGGCGCGGTGGGCGAGTGGACGGCCCCCAAGCTGGAGCAGGCGATGGCGCCGTACTTCGAGGAGCACAAGGTGGTGGTGCTCACGCCGGCGGCGCGCAGGCCGAGCCTGACGTTCATCAAGGAGGCGGGCCAGCGCATGTGGGAGGCCCAGCAGCGCATCATGGACCCGGAGGGCCATGGGGACTGGCTCCTGGACTGCGAGATCGATCTGCGCGGCCGCAAGCTCGACGACGGCCCCATCCTCATCCTTCGCCGGATCGGCCCCTGATCCGGTGGCTGCTTCCAGCCCTCCTCGGGTGATGGAAGAAGGCTGACATGGCTTCTGCTTCTCCCCGGATCAAGGCCTTCGACTGGCTGCGAGGGCTCGCGGTCCTCTTCATGATCGAGACGCACGCCCTGGTGCTCCTGCGTCCGGAGCTGCGGGCATCGGAGGCGGCCCGTTCCCTCGGCTGGTTCAACGGGCTGGTCGCGCCGTCCTTCATCTTCGCCGCCGGCTTCAGCCTGGCGCTCGTGCAGGTGCGCGGAGCCCACGGGCCGCGCTGGCCGCGCGTGCGCCGGAGCCTTCGCCGCATCGGTGAGGTGCTGGCGGTGGGGCTCCTCGTCAACGCCATCTGGTTCCCCTGGAGACAGCAGCCCGGGTGGCTGCTGCGGCTGGACATCCTGCCGTGCATCGGCGTGTCGCTCCTGCTCGCGCTGCCGCTCATTGTGGGCCTTGCGCGCCGGCCGGCCGTGCTCTCCGTGCTCGCGCTGCTGGTGGCGCTCGGGCTCTTCCTGGTCACCCCCTACGGGGAGCTCGTGGCGGGCCCCTGGGCGGATGTGGTGAACCGGCAGGGGCCCATGAAGGCGCTGTTCCCCCTGCTGCCGTGGACCGGCTACGTCTTCCTGGGAGCCGCCGTGGGGGCGGTGGCGGCGGGCGGGAGCATGCGGCACATCCTCGCCTTCCTCGCCCTCATCGCCGGCATCGGGGCCGTGTGCTACTTCCTGGGGCCCGTGTTCACGGCGGTCTACCCGCCCCACAAGTTCCACGTCTCGAGCCCCGGCAACCACGGGCAGCGCTTCCTCATCGTGTCGCTGGTGCTCATGGGGCTGCTGCTCCTGGAGCCTCGGCTGCCGCGGCACTGGCGGGAGGGCTTCTGGGGGCGATTCGTGGAGACGCTGGGGACGAACTCGCTCGCCGGCTACTTCTTCCACGAGATGCTCATCTACTACCAGGTAGGGGGCATCTCGCTCGCCGTCCTCGCGCGGGACAAGCTGGGGTGGGGCCTCTACGTCGTGGCGTGGCTTGGGCTCGTCGTGGCCACCACGCTGCTCCTCAAGGGCGTCGAGTGGGTGTACCCCCGCTACGAGGCCTTGCTGCGCAGGGAGAGCCCGGCGGCGAAGCCTTGAGCGTCACGGCGCCTGGGGCGCGAGCGGTGCAGGGCCCGGGTGTCGTTGCGCGAGCTCTCCGAGAGGCGCCGCGAGCTGCTCGATGCGCCATTGCGGCAGGGCTCGGAACAGCAGCCACTCGCCACTCTGGAGTGGCCCCTTCACCAGCTGCCCGGTGTCGAGCAGCTGCCGCCCGATGAGGGAGGCATCGTCTTCCAGCGCCAGCTGGAAG includes the following:
- a CDS encoding LamG domain-containing protein, translated to MGPGVLALLGLWGTLTVGCGGIAAEEPRPVEPVGTTQGALGLPGPVAHWAMEDASGSSMLDSSGNGATGTRYNGYGRTLQGRINSAFTFDGVDDRVEVPDRPAFHFTSAMTVSAWVKPSRITGLQSLVGKWYSPDAYILLIQDGQYRFTVQLSNGQLPSVSAPATVNQWAHVAGVFNGSSIQLYVNGVLAASAPAQGTIQDSARPLVLANHPSWNAYAGALDEVRLYNVPLTSRQVRFLAEAMKRRLAVVRYDPMTPSGRLTTVLGWPSATTRAQMLVDTLQAVTNGAVNYQIVENVVINAFPKKLDGFRYTYSTYMACRADPANCHMPDEMSYASMLAEYKTASGKDLCAQISSGAVDEVWMWGGDYFGFDEFAFKIPGDQPAYSPQPYNYWIYDGRKKDLPVCGRTYFVMGFNWDVGFDNQMHSYGHRIESALTIAPPGQGYWHRCSTQSSWTQFTCIDQDAPGGGSCGDVHYPVNGASDYDYGNTAARMSSCAQWDTYPEMNLGNRTPVDCSTWGCSQEGYLTYWLSRIPKNPGNSTTEHYNWWKYIVDYDTVYRPLP
- a CDS encoding sensor histidine kinase encodes the protein MPSVADFIERNHAYLVRRYSEEVGKLESARGLSLHELTDTFPEYLDTLVAISRQGHRGDKARTKKRLEETHLSLRLRLGYNQEEVTTEYTVMGSLIAGLWAELPREEQPPPEDTDLLFADLQDAMDSTIAFFSGYSVEDRQREKRTLRRLDALAPKTLDRDGDPSLLCEQLMPVVEVIQDALRANGAELFLVDASGRNLVAAVATGLCSRRPLRLSIPLAPASFLGQVSRSEEPLHLPDATTALKETTEGLGTAGLRSLLGLRLWPHGELLGVLYVGLAEVRSFEPQARRYFETLVEYLSGIVDRALLIGQLRGANAQLRQSEERLRLAVDAAQLGTWDYNPVTGALRWDERCKAIFGLPSEAEVTYDTFLAGVHPEDRERVDAAVKRATEPPGSRFDIEYRVVGLQDGVLRWGHSSGQAWFEEGRAVRFIGTVQDVSALRQVREALVRSEREFRTLAESIPQIVWTARPDGQVDYVNQRLGELVGRQGSELLEPGWHRILHPENVPEVLVAWRRSLETGEPYQVEQHLRRKDGVYRWHLTRAVPARDESGRVIKWLGTSTDIDDIKRQEAELRRSASFEQQLIGIVSHDLRNPLNAITLSAQVLLRGEELTERQAKSVARLISAAERATRMTRDLLDFTQARFGRGIPIERKALDFHATVRQALEEVQAAHPERVIDFHCQGEGEGAWDGDRLTQVVTNLVSNALAYSPQGTPVRVETRGAEHEVLLRVHNQGPPIAPELLPQLFEPMRRGSEQANAGRSIGLGLFIVDSIVRAHGGRIEVRSLEGEGTAFTVHLPRS
- a CDS encoding fumarate hydratase, translated to MLPLGEDTTPYRLLSKDHVSTFEAGGKTFLQVAPEALTLLTREAMRDIAHLLRPGHLQQLSNILKDPEATSNDRFVALELLKNANIAAGRVLPSCQDTGTAIVMGKKGQYVLTGANDEEAISRGIFETYTTSNLRYSQLAPLDMYKEANTGTNLPAQIELYATEGDAYKFLFMAKGGGSANKSYLFQETKALLNPDSLMKFLDQKIRSLGTAACPPYHLAIVVGGTSAEFALKTAKYASARYLDSLPTTGNNLGRGFRDVELEEKVHQLTRRMGIGAQFGGKYFCHDVRVIRLPRHGASCPVAIAVSCSADRQAVGKITQSGIYLEQLETDPAKYLPETTDAQLGGEVVKIDLNRPMSDIRAELGRYPTKTRLSLSGPVIVARDIAHAKIKERLDRGEGLPQYMKDYAVYYAGPAKTPQGYASGSFGPTTAGRMDSYVDLFQANGGSLVMLAKGNRSKAVTEACKKHGGFYLGSIGGPAARLAQDCIKKVEVLEYPELGMEAVWKIEVVDFPAFIVVDDKGNDFFAELNVSAKD
- a CDS encoding SDR family oxidoreductase, whose product is MASMQGKTVVITGASAGIGKELAVVLAGRGANVVLAARSEEGLAQVKHQCEQAGGRAIAVGTDVADPEACRRLVERAVEAFGGIDTLVNNAGITMWSRLDEVKDLSLYEHIMRVNYLGAVYCSYHALPHLKARKGMLVAISSLTGKTGVPTRSAYSASKHAMQGFFDSVRVELMGTGVDVLVVSPGFVATEIRARAVGPDGKPMQRSKRDETLPTMDVHTCVAQIVRAMERRDRELVMTAQGKVGQFLKLVAPGLVDRMARRAVQERDS
- a CDS encoding DEAD/DEAH box helicase, with the protein product MDTPEKRAPLAALLPARGAPPLSSDEILNRFVTYVSSNGLELYPAQEEAILELLADKHLFLKTPTGSGKSLVATALHFKAMAEGKVSYYTCPIKALVNEKFFALCDAFGAENVGMLTGDASINRDAPIICCTAEILANMAMRDSRAPVDYVVMDEFHYYSDRERGTAWQLPLLGLPKTTFLMMSATLGDTHIIEEGLQKLTGKEVVSVRSARRPVPLDFEYRETPLHETIQDLVGKGKYPIYLVNFTQRAAAEQAQNLMSVDFSTKEEKEAIRQALMDAPFDTPYGKEFQRFLRHGVGMHHAGLLPKYRLLVEKLAQAGHLKVISGTDTLGVGVNIPIRTVLFTQLFKFNGEKLATLSVRDFQQIAGRAGRKGFDDQGSVVAQAPEHVIENIKQAQKEAAGKKKAPKAKPPQKGFVNYDRSTFERLQNGIPEPLESRFEVSHGLLLNLLQSDLTEGSGGYKRLVQLVGRTHDSDYVKRRHLKTAAACFRTLAGAGIVSVEKRPGGALVKVAEDLQRDFSLNHTLSLYLLDTLEKLDPTTETYSLDVVTLVESILENPDVVLYAQLHQLKGEKIAEMKAQGIEYDDRMAELEKLEWPKPNRDFIYSTFNEFERKHPWVGQENIRPKSIVRDMFERFMSFHDYVREYGLQRSEGVLLRYVSDVYKTLVQTVPERFKDEAVEDILDHLRATLRQVDSSLLDEWERMRNPEAVLAPKPVVELKPKELTEDPKAFAARVREELHRLLRALGQKRYMDALAMLDGAVGEWTAPKLEQAMAPYFEEHKVVVLTPAARRPSLTFIKEAGQRMWEAQQRIMDPEGHGDWLLDCEIDLRGRKLDDGPILILRRIGP
- a CDS encoding heparan-alpha-glucosaminide N-acetyltransferase domain-containing protein, with translation MASASPRIKAFDWLRGLAVLFMIETHALVLLRPELRASEAARSLGWFNGLVAPSFIFAAGFSLALVQVRGAHGPRWPRVRRSLRRIGEVLAVGLLVNAIWFPWRQQPGWLLRLDILPCIGVSLLLALPLIVGLARRPAVLSVLALLVALGLFLVTPYGELVAGPWADVVNRQGPMKALFPLLPWTGYVFLGAAVGAVAAGGSMRHILAFLALIAGIGAVCYFLGPVFTAVYPPHKFHVSSPGNHGQRFLIVSLVLMGLLLLEPRLPRHWREGFWGRFVETLGTNSLAGYFFHEMLIYYQVGGISLAVLARDKLGWGLYVVAWLGLVVATTLLLKGVEWVYPRYEALLRRESPAAKP